The Heptranchias perlo isolate sHepPer1 chromosome 43, sHepPer1.hap1, whole genome shotgun sequence genomic interval GGGCGGGCAGATGTtaaccccctgcccccctcccccggacggGCAGATGTTAACCCCCCTGCCCCTTCCCCCGGACGGGCAGATGTTAACGCAGTGTATTGTTCCAGCTCTGcgggttgccccccccccccccatgccatttgttggggggatggggagacccCTCCAGCTGCTGTGGTGACAGACGACAaactacaccctcccaccagggtGATGTCATTGCACCGGTCACCATGGCAACCGAGCAGCTGGCCAGCCCAGGCCTGGACCCAGGGAACAGGCCGTGACGACTAATCCCTCACCATCACAGGTCACCTATCCGCCCAAacccccggggaggggggagagagagggggggggggggtggggggagagagagagaggaggaggagggggggggagagagagagagagagagaggagggggggggggggggtagtgagagagagagagagagagagaggaggggggggtagtgagagagagagaggaggagggggggggagtgagagagagagaggaggaggggggggagtgagagagagagaggaggaggggggggagtgagagagagagagagagaaagagaaagaggaggagggggggagtgagagagaaagaggaggaggggggggagtgagagagaagaggaggaggggggggagtgagagagaaagaggaggaggggggggagtgagagagaaagaggaggagggggggagtgagagagaaagaggaggaggggggggagtgagagagaaagaggaggaggagggggagtgagagagaaagaggaggaggggggggagtgagagagaaagaggaggagggggggagtgagagagaagaggaggaggaggggagtgaggagaaagaggaggagggggggagtgagagagaaagaggaggaggaggggagtgagagagaaagaggaggaggagggggagtgaggagaaagaggaggagggggggagtgagagagaagaggaggaggggggggagtgagagagaaagaggaggaggaggggggagtgagagagaaagaggaggagggggggagtgagagagaaagaggaggagggggggagtgagagagaaagaggaggaggagggggggagtgagagagaaagaggaggagggggggagtgagagagaaagaggaggaggagggggagtgagagagaaagaggaggaggggggggagtgagagagagagagaggaggaggggggggagtgagagagaagaggaggagggggggagtgagagaggaggagggggggagtgagagagaaagaggaggaggggggggagtgagagagaaagaggaggaggggggggagtgtgagagaaagaggaggaggagggagtgagggagaaagaggaggagggggggagtgagagagaaagaggaggaggggggggagtgagagagaaagaggaggaggagggggggagtgagagagaaagaggaggaggggggagtgagagagaaagaggaggaggggggggagtgagagagaaagaggaggaggagggggggagtgagagagaaagaggaggaggagggggggagtgagagagaaagaggaggagggggggagtgagagagaaagaggaggaggaggggagtgagagagaaagaggaggaggaggggagtgagggagaaagaggaggagagggggggagtgagagagaaagaggaggagggggggagtgagagagaaagagaggaggagggggagtgagagagaagaggaggaggggggagtgagagagaagaggaggaggagggggggagtgagagagaaagaggaggaggaggggagtgagggagaaagaggaggaggaggggagtgagggagaaagaggaggaggaggggagtgagggagaaagaggaggaggaggggagtgagggagaaagaggaggaggaggggagcctCATGTCCTCACTGGTCAGTTTGTCCACTCGATGTGCATTTCATGTCCAGTGATGAGGACCATGAACAAAGacccattccccaccccccagccCAGGGACAGAGGCAAATTGTAGCACCCCAGCAACTGGCTCCAATCAGATAACCCGGCCCAGACAGGGAACCAAACCAGGGTCAGCGATGGTCAGTCTGGCACCGGGCATTGCCATTACCCACAGGGTCAGCGATGGTCAGTCTGGCACCGGGCATTGCCATTACCCACAGGGTCAGCGATGGTCAGTCTGGCACCGGGCATTGCCATTACCCACAGGGTCAGCGATGGTCAGTCTGGCACCGGGCATTGCCATTACCCACAGGGTCAGCGATGGTCAGTCTGGCACCAGGCATTGCCATTACCCACAGGGTCAGCAATGGTCAGTCTGGCACCGGGCATTGCCATTACCCACAGGGTCAGCGATGGTCAGAAACCATGGCCATGGTGAATGGGGAGATGGACCTGATAAACCACAAAGCTCACAGGAGATTATCTTGCCTGAATTGGCGAGTGACTAACAATGTTCTCCTCACTAAGTCGTTTCACGATCGCAGCCCGGACTCTTGATGATGGAATAATGAAGGGAGCAGGAAGGCaccatccctgatctgtgctagaATTAACCTCAGAACCCCAGGGATAAAGGGGAGGGAGAATATATCACAATCTCTGTCCTGCCTCCCCTGCTGGGTGTTGGGCAAGGACTGGGATCTGGACTGGGCTCTGCAGACCTGGGCTGTCCtgttccctccatggcccaccgagcaggggggggggggattaacaAAGCCCTGGGGCAGCCTCCCGCTGAACAAGGCTTCGGCTGTGAGGAAGATCGCACCTCGCAATTGGCCGTCCCATCGCGAAAGCCAACGAGAGCTGCCCTACCTTGCAAAgtccccaccacctcctcctctctgttGAGTGAGTTGAGGACCAGGTGCAGGGAGTGCGGAGAGATGACTTTACTGGCACTCTGCTCGTAGCTGGTTGTGTCTTGGGGCCAGATTCGCCTGAAGGGCTGCTTGGTGTCCCTGCTGGAGAGGAGATCAAAGACGGTGAGTTTACTCTGCTCCGGACGAGTCCTCCCCTTCCTGTCTGACCAGCCGAGATTCCTGGTGCCCTGAAGGTGACTCTTGGTCATTTCCATCAAATTGTGGCAATCCAGCACCACTGACGATTGCTGGTGGGCCTTTGATTTGGTCATCTTCTTGGCCAGCTCCTCCGGCCAGATGGTGCGGACGTTGTAGTCGTCCTCGTCGCAGCTGGTTTTGGACCCCCTGGGGTCGTAGGTCACGATGGGGTCACTGCTGCAGAAGCTGCAGGTGGAGCCGATGGATTTGACGGAAGGGTCACAGGTGATGCAGCTGATGGAGCGGAGGGCAGGGAGGCAGGAGGTGGCACCAGGCTCCTCGCGTTGCACCAGCCTCCAGCACCCCCGGCAGCCGCACTTCAGGGGGTGCATGACGCCACGGCACGAGGGCACGGGGCTGGGCAGGCAGGCCGACCGGTCCCGCGGCTGGGCACGGTCACGaggtagagagctttggaaagtgCCCTTGGCTCTCGGAGGTCTGGACGAGTGGACACGCAGCTTGTTCTGTACCAGCGAAGGAGGTCTGAAGGACGGTCTCTGATTCTCCAAGTTGTGTTTCTGGATTCCTGCAGGCACCCTGATGTCTACAGTGTGGGAATGAGCAGACTCCCCACTCTCAGTCCTGGTACCAATGAGTCCTGGAACCCTCTGAAGCCCGAGGCTGGAAACCAGAATCCGCTCCTTCACGCCCGGGGTCTGTGGGCTGCGGGACAGCCTCCTCTCCACAGTCGGAGCCTGGTTCAGATGCAGTGCCAATGTCCGGGGCCTTTGCAGCACTTGGACCACCATCCGTTCATCTAAAGGGGAAGGAGGCATTGGAGGTTTcagctgggagggagagagggaaggaggagagggatggaggaggaggagagggagggatggaggaggaggagagggagggatggaggaggaggagagggatggaggaggaggagagggatggaggaggaggaggaggagagggatggaggaggaggagagagaacagGCAGATCTCAGCAATGGCAGCGGGGGAAAGATTTCCAACTTCCAACTCAGCCAGCAGACTGATACAAACAAAATGATTGATTGCACCACAACTGACCCAACGCAACATCCGAATTGGAGATAATCACAGGCAATATTTCAATGCAATCGATTT includes:
- the LOC137306498 gene encoding dual specificity protein phosphatase 10-like, encoding MPPSPLDERMVVQVLQRPRTLALHLNQAPTVERRLSRSPQTPGVKERILVSSLGLQRVPGLIGTRTESGESAHSHTVDIRVPAGIQKHNLENQRPSFRPPSLVQNKLRVHSSRPPRAKGTFQSSLPRDRAQPRDRSACLPSPVPSCRGVMHPLKCGCRGCWRLVQREEPGATSCLPALRSISCITCDPSVKSIGSTCSFCSSDPIVTYDPRGSKTSCDEDDYNVRTIWPEELAKKMTKSKAHQQSSVVLDCHNLMEMTKSHLQGTRNLGWSDRKGRTRPEQSKLTVFDLLSSRDTKQPFRRIWPQDTTSYEQSASKVISPHSLHLVLNSLNREEEVVGTLQ